A stretch of Cheilinus undulatus linkage group 20, ASM1832078v1, whole genome shotgun sequence DNA encodes these proteins:
- the LOC121528497 gene encoding cytohesin-1-like isoform X3: protein MPDDLSPEERQELESIRRRKQELLHDIQRLKDEIAEVTIEIESLGQTEERKSMQRNKQMAMGRKKFNMDPKKGIRFLIDSSLLKNTSDDIAQFLYKGEGLNKTAIGDYLGERDDFNIEVLHAFLDLHEFTDLNLVQALRQFLWSFRLPGEAQKIDRMMEAFAQRYCRCNPGVFQSTDTCYVLSFAVIMLNTSLHNPNVKDKPSVQRFTAMNRGINDGGDLPEELLRNLYDSIKNEPFKIPEDDGNDLTHTFFNPDREGWLLKLGGGRVKTWKRRWFILTDNCLYYFEYTTDKEPRGIIPLENLSIREVDDSKKPNCFELFIPDHKDQVIKACKTEADGRVVEGNHTFYRISAPTTEEKDEWINSIKAAISKDPFYEMLAARKKKVSTLKGL from the exons A TGCCTGATGACCTCAGTccagaggagagacaggagctGGAGAGCATCCGCCGCAGAAAACAAGAACTACTGCACGACATACAA CGGCTGAAGGATGAGATAGCAGAGGTGACCATAGAGATTGAAAGCCTGGGCCAGACTGAAGAGAG GAAAAGTATGCAGAGGAACAAACAGATGGCCATGGGCCGAAAGAAGTTCAACATGGACCCGAAGAAG ggGATTCGGTTCTTGATCGACAGCTCTCTCCTGAAAAACACTAGTGATGACATAGCCCAGTTTCTCTATAAGGGGGAAGGTCTTAATAAGACAGCCATTGGCGACTACCTTGGGGAGAG AGATGACTTTAACATCGAGGTTCTGCATGCCTTCCTGGACTTACACGAGTTCACAGATCTGAACCTGGTCCAGGCCCTTCGACAGTTTCTGTGGAGCTTCAGGCTGCCCGGTGAGGCACAGAAGATCGACCGCATGATGGAGGCGTTCGCTCAGAGATACTGTCGCTGTAACCCCGGGGTGTTTCAGAGCACAG ATACGTGTTACGTTTTGTCGTTCGCTGTGATCATGTTGAACACCAGTCTACACAACCCCAACGTGAAGGACAAACCATCCGTTCAGAGATTCACAGCAATGAACCGAGGAATCAACGACGGAGGAGATTTACCAGAGGAGCTACTCAGG AATCTGTATGACAGCATCAAGAATGAACCCTTTAAGATCCCAGAGGATGATGGGAACGACCTCACTCACACTTTCTTTAACCCCGACAGAGAGGGATGGCTGCTCAAACTCGG AGGCGGACGGGTAAAAACCTGGAAGAGACGGTGGTTTATCCTTACTGATAACTGCCTCTACTACTTTGAATATACCACT GATAAAGAACCTCGAGGAATTATTCCACTGGAGAATCTGAGTATCAGAGAAGTTGATGATTCCAAGAAACCG AACTGCTTCGAGCTCTTCATCCCGGACCACAAAGATCAGGTGATCAAAGCCTGCAAGACAGAGGCAGACGGCCGAGTCGTCGAGGGTAACCACACTTTTTACAGGATCTCCGCCCCGACTACAGAGGAGAAGGACGAGTGGATCAACAGCATCAA AGCAGCCATCAGCAAAGACCCGTTCTACGAGATGCTTGCTGCTCGGAAGAAGAAGGTCTCAACTCTGAAGGGTCTGTAG
- the LOC121528497 gene encoding cytohesin-1-like isoform X2: protein MVLKSEDGVVPDDLSPEERQELESIRRRKQELLHDIQRLKDEIAEVTIEIESLGQTEERKSMQRNKQMAMGRKKFNMDPKKGIRFLIDSSLLKNTSDDIAQFLYKGEGLNKTAIGDYLGERDDFNIEVLHAFLDLHEFTDLNLVQALRQFLWSFRLPGEAQKIDRMMEAFAQRYCRCNPGVFQSTDTCYVLSFAVIMLNTSLHNPNVKDKPSVQRFTAMNRGINDGGDLPEELLRNLYDSIKNEPFKIPEDDGNDLTHTFFNPDREGWLLKLGGRVKTWKRRWFILTDNCLYYFEYTTDKEPRGIIPLENLSIREVDDSKKPNCFELFIPDHKDQVIKACKTEADGRVVEGNHTFYRISAPTTEEKDEWINSIKAAISKDPFYEMLAARKKKVSTLKGL, encoded by the exons TGCCTGATGACCTCAGTccagaggagagacaggagctGGAGAGCATCCGCCGCAGAAAACAAGAACTACTGCACGACATACAA CGGCTGAAGGATGAGATAGCAGAGGTGACCATAGAGATTGAAAGCCTGGGCCAGACTGAAGAGAG GAAAAGTATGCAGAGGAACAAACAGATGGCCATGGGCCGAAAGAAGTTCAACATGGACCCGAAGAAG ggGATTCGGTTCTTGATCGACAGCTCTCTCCTGAAAAACACTAGTGATGACATAGCCCAGTTTCTCTATAAGGGGGAAGGTCTTAATAAGACAGCCATTGGCGACTACCTTGGGGAGAG AGATGACTTTAACATCGAGGTTCTGCATGCCTTCCTGGACTTACACGAGTTCACAGATCTGAACCTGGTCCAGGCCCTTCGACAGTTTCTGTGGAGCTTCAGGCTGCCCGGTGAGGCACAGAAGATCGACCGCATGATGGAGGCGTTCGCTCAGAGATACTGTCGCTGTAACCCCGGGGTGTTTCAGAGCACAG ATACGTGTTACGTTTTGTCGTTCGCTGTGATCATGTTGAACACCAGTCTACACAACCCCAACGTGAAGGACAAACCATCCGTTCAGAGATTCACAGCAATGAACCGAGGAATCAACGACGGAGGAGATTTACCAGAGGAGCTACTCAGG AATCTGTATGACAGCATCAAGAATGAACCCTTTAAGATCCCAGAGGATGATGGGAACGACCTCACTCACACTTTCTTTAACCCCGACAGAGAGGGATGGCTGCTCAAACTCG GCGGACGGGTAAAAACCTGGAAGAGACGGTGGTTTATCCTTACTGATAACTGCCTCTACTACTTTGAATATACCACT GATAAAGAACCTCGAGGAATTATTCCACTGGAGAATCTGAGTATCAGAGAAGTTGATGATTCCAAGAAACCG AACTGCTTCGAGCTCTTCATCCCGGACCACAAAGATCAGGTGATCAAAGCCTGCAAGACAGAGGCAGACGGCCGAGTCGTCGAGGGTAACCACACTTTTTACAGGATCTCCGCCCCGACTACAGAGGAGAAGGACGAGTGGATCAACAGCATCAA AGCAGCCATCAGCAAAGACCCGTTCTACGAGATGCTTGCTGCTCGGAAGAAGAAGGTCTCAACTCTGAAGGGTCTGTAG
- the LOC121528497 gene encoding cytohesin-1-like isoform X1, whose translation MGTVSELCASSFQAFLCPSVQPGAPVTSTVPDDLSPEERQELESIRRRKQELLHDIQRLKDEIAEVTIEIESLGQTEERKSMQRNKQMAMGRKKFNMDPKKGIRFLIDSSLLKNTSDDIAQFLYKGEGLNKTAIGDYLGERDDFNIEVLHAFLDLHEFTDLNLVQALRQFLWSFRLPGEAQKIDRMMEAFAQRYCRCNPGVFQSTDTCYVLSFAVIMLNTSLHNPNVKDKPSVQRFTAMNRGINDGGDLPEELLRNLYDSIKNEPFKIPEDDGNDLTHTFFNPDREGWLLKLGGRVKTWKRRWFILTDNCLYYFEYTTDKEPRGIIPLENLSIREVDDSKKPNCFELFIPDHKDQVIKACKTEADGRVVEGNHTFYRISAPTTEEKDEWINSIKAAISKDPFYEMLAARKKKVSTLKGL comes from the exons TGCCTGATGACCTCAGTccagaggagagacaggagctGGAGAGCATCCGCCGCAGAAAACAAGAACTACTGCACGACATACAA CGGCTGAAGGATGAGATAGCAGAGGTGACCATAGAGATTGAAAGCCTGGGCCAGACTGAAGAGAG GAAAAGTATGCAGAGGAACAAACAGATGGCCATGGGCCGAAAGAAGTTCAACATGGACCCGAAGAAG ggGATTCGGTTCTTGATCGACAGCTCTCTCCTGAAAAACACTAGTGATGACATAGCCCAGTTTCTCTATAAGGGGGAAGGTCTTAATAAGACAGCCATTGGCGACTACCTTGGGGAGAG AGATGACTTTAACATCGAGGTTCTGCATGCCTTCCTGGACTTACACGAGTTCACAGATCTGAACCTGGTCCAGGCCCTTCGACAGTTTCTGTGGAGCTTCAGGCTGCCCGGTGAGGCACAGAAGATCGACCGCATGATGGAGGCGTTCGCTCAGAGATACTGTCGCTGTAACCCCGGGGTGTTTCAGAGCACAG ATACGTGTTACGTTTTGTCGTTCGCTGTGATCATGTTGAACACCAGTCTACACAACCCCAACGTGAAGGACAAACCATCCGTTCAGAGATTCACAGCAATGAACCGAGGAATCAACGACGGAGGAGATTTACCAGAGGAGCTACTCAGG AATCTGTATGACAGCATCAAGAATGAACCCTTTAAGATCCCAGAGGATGATGGGAACGACCTCACTCACACTTTCTTTAACCCCGACAGAGAGGGATGGCTGCTCAAACTCG GCGGACGGGTAAAAACCTGGAAGAGACGGTGGTTTATCCTTACTGATAACTGCCTCTACTACTTTGAATATACCACT GATAAAGAACCTCGAGGAATTATTCCACTGGAGAATCTGAGTATCAGAGAAGTTGATGATTCCAAGAAACCG AACTGCTTCGAGCTCTTCATCCCGGACCACAAAGATCAGGTGATCAAAGCCTGCAAGACAGAGGCAGACGGCCGAGTCGTCGAGGGTAACCACACTTTTTACAGGATCTCCGCCCCGACTACAGAGGAGAAGGACGAGTGGATCAACAGCATCAA AGCAGCCATCAGCAAAGACCCGTTCTACGAGATGCTTGCTGCTCGGAAGAAGAAGGTCTCAACTCTGAAGGGTCTGTAG
- the LOC121528497 gene encoding cytohesin-1-like isoform X4 → MQRNKQMAMGRKKFNMDPKKGIRFLIDSSLLKNTSDDIAQFLYKGEGLNKTAIGDYLGERDDFNIEVLHAFLDLHEFTDLNLVQALRQFLWSFRLPGEAQKIDRMMEAFAQRYCRCNPGVFQSTDTCYVLSFAVIMLNTSLHNPNVKDKPSVQRFTAMNRGINDGGDLPEELLRNLYDSIKNEPFKIPEDDGNDLTHTFFNPDREGWLLKLGGGRVKTWKRRWFILTDNCLYYFEYTTDKEPRGIIPLENLSIREVDDSKKPNCFELFIPDHKDQVIKACKTEADGRVVEGNHTFYRISAPTTEEKDEWINSIKAAISKDPFYEMLAARKKKVSTLKGL, encoded by the exons ATGCAGAGGAACAAACAGATGGCCATGGGCCGAAAGAAGTTCAACATGGACCCGAAGAAG ggGATTCGGTTCTTGATCGACAGCTCTCTCCTGAAAAACACTAGTGATGACATAGCCCAGTTTCTCTATAAGGGGGAAGGTCTTAATAAGACAGCCATTGGCGACTACCTTGGGGAGAG AGATGACTTTAACATCGAGGTTCTGCATGCCTTCCTGGACTTACACGAGTTCACAGATCTGAACCTGGTCCAGGCCCTTCGACAGTTTCTGTGGAGCTTCAGGCTGCCCGGTGAGGCACAGAAGATCGACCGCATGATGGAGGCGTTCGCTCAGAGATACTGTCGCTGTAACCCCGGGGTGTTTCAGAGCACAG ATACGTGTTACGTTTTGTCGTTCGCTGTGATCATGTTGAACACCAGTCTACACAACCCCAACGTGAAGGACAAACCATCCGTTCAGAGATTCACAGCAATGAACCGAGGAATCAACGACGGAGGAGATTTACCAGAGGAGCTACTCAGG AATCTGTATGACAGCATCAAGAATGAACCCTTTAAGATCCCAGAGGATGATGGGAACGACCTCACTCACACTTTCTTTAACCCCGACAGAGAGGGATGGCTGCTCAAACTCGG AGGCGGACGGGTAAAAACCTGGAAGAGACGGTGGTTTATCCTTACTGATAACTGCCTCTACTACTTTGAATATACCACT GATAAAGAACCTCGAGGAATTATTCCACTGGAGAATCTGAGTATCAGAGAAGTTGATGATTCCAAGAAACCG AACTGCTTCGAGCTCTTCATCCCGGACCACAAAGATCAGGTGATCAAAGCCTGCAAGACAGAGGCAGACGGCCGAGTCGTCGAGGGTAACCACACTTTTTACAGGATCTCCGCCCCGACTACAGAGGAGAAGGACGAGTGGATCAACAGCATCAA AGCAGCCATCAGCAAAGACCCGTTCTACGAGATGCTTGCTGCTCGGAAGAAGAAGGTCTCAACTCTGAAGGGTCTGTAG